Part of the Chloroflexota bacterium genome, CCGCCGCCTTGTGAACCTGGAGCATCAGACTTCCAACCAATCCCTGCCCCAGGATCACGATGGCATCCCGGGGTTGCACGCGCTCGATCTCGACCCAGGTCGCCGCGGCGGCGGCCAGGATCCAGTAGGCGGCCGTCTCGAATGACATGCCGTCGGGAATCGGGAACACGTCCGGTTGATCGTCCGGCGCAGCCGGCGGACTGACCACCACGTAGTCGGCATGCGGCTGGCGGGCGACCACGCGTCGGCCGAGCCAGTGGCGCGCGACGCCGGGTCCAAGCGCGTCCACGACGCCCGCGAGGGAATAGCCCAATGGCACCGGCTGCCCGGCGGCTTCCTCGGGCGAGTAGCGCTTGTCGTGGGGACCGATCGTGAGCCGCCCCGTTTCCGAGCCGCGGCTGATGAGGCTCCGCACGGCCCTCACGCGTACCTGCCCCGGACCCGCCTCGGGAATCGGAACCTCGGCAAGCGCGACCGTCGTGGCCCCGACGGGCTTCACCACCTGCCGCATGTTGCAAGCCTTTCGCGCGGGTCCTTCGCGGGAGTCGATCACCGCGGGGACACGATTCTATCGACGACGAATGGCGGTGTTTGGGCTCCTAATGCCGTTCGACAAGGAGACGGCGTGTGGCATTCGGCCTGGAAGTCGCGAGCGTCGTTCCTACTGGCCGGACCATGCGAATCTCCAAGCGCGGACAAATCACGATTCCCAAGCCCCTTCGGAATCGCCATGGGCTGCACCCCGGGACAGTGGTTGAGGTCGTTCCGACCGAGAACAGTCTGCTGATCGGGAAGGACACGGCCGCGCAGCACCCGGTGGATCGCGTGTACGGAATCCTGGGTGGGACTGGCTTCGACGTGGACGAGTACATCAAGGAAATCCGAGGCTGATGACCGACGCCGACGCTTGCCTCACCCGCGACCGCCAGCTTTAGGCGACCTACATTCCCGGGTTGCAGAACGCCGGAGGACGACTGCTCATCCGTCCGACGGCGTCGCGGGCGTCCGCATGGGCGGCACGGCGCCGGGGTCCAGCGTCTCGTATTCCTGCAGGGTTTCCTGGAGGCGTTCGATCGCCTGCACGCTCACTCCCAGCGCCGTGGTGAAGGTCTGGAAGTCGAGTCCGTTCAGCGAAGTCACGACCAACTCCACGTTCTCCGCCGTCGATCCCAGCGCGGACACCAGCGTCAGGTGATAGCGCACCCAATCGTCGGGTGGATCTTTCCCGACGAGGCGATCGAAGATGCTGGACAGCCCCAGGGCCATCTCCCGAATCTCAATATTCCAGAACCCGTCGTCCATGCGCGGAGCGTTCAGCAGATCGTGGGCCTCCGGCGTGATCGCGCGAAGCGTGGTGACGATGCTGCGGAGAAATGCCAGATAGGCTTCATCGGGTGCGAGCGTGGGCACGGCGGTCGGCTCGGGCGGCGCCGTCGGCGTGGGCGTGGCTATGGGAACGGGCTCGGGTGTGGGCGTCGCCGGTTCGTCGCCGCCGATGTCGCATGCCGTCACGACGATCGCGGCTGTGGCGATGACCAGGGCGGCCAAAATAAGCTGTGGCGGTGTCTTCAAGGCTCCTTGACCAGCCGATCTCAAGCGCCGGATGACCCTCACCCTAACCCTCTCCCTCGGGGAGAGGGAATCGGGCCCATTCTCAAGGCTCTACTTCGCAGGCGACGCAAGTGCCTTCCTGTTGGGCGGCAGTAGCGTGACCTGCGTGGATTCAGCGGGCGCTCCTGGCCGTGAGCGTTCGGCAAGGTCCGAGTCACGGCGCCATTGTCACCCATCGAGCCGCGCGTCGCCGTGTCGGCGGCCGGGCGTCGTTCGGAGCCACGATTAGCCGGTGCTTAACACGACCGTGTGACGGCCGGGGCCGACGGCGACCTCGACCGTCGAGCCCGTGTCCGGCGTTTCCAGGTGCTGTCCGTTGTGCGCGAGCACACAGGGTGCGTCGCTGGCGCGGTCCAGCACGACGTCCGCCGTGTGGCCGTCGGGCAGTTCGACCGTCACCTGCGTGGCGCCGGCGCGGCGGCGCCACGCCACCTGCACGTCGCCGCCCGGAACGGGAAACGTCCCGCGCGCCCAGGCGAGGTTTCCCGTGCGAGGATGCACCCGCAGGTGCGACATGCCCGGCGCGGCGGCGCGCACGCCGAGGACGCGGGTCGAGAGCACCCAGCCCACGTAGACGCCGCCCGAGTGCACCAGGCTGCGCACGCCCGCCGGTCGGACTTTGTGGGCAGTGTGCCGGAGCTCGAAGTCCGCATCGGTCTTGATCGCCGAGCCGGCGGTGAACGGGTCCCAGCCTTCCCACAGCGTCGGGTTTTCGTGGGCCGACATCATCCAGTCGTAGCGGTTGTGTATGATCCGCAGCGCCTCGGTCCCGAAGCCCCGCGCGAGCATGCCTTCGAGCACGTAGGGGTACCAGAGCGGCGACGCCTCAAACAACTCCGTGCCGCGCCCGGCCAGGCTCTCGCACATCCGCTCCGCCTGCTCATCGGTCGCGATGCCGTATAGCAGCGCGAACCCTTGCGCCAGCTCGCCGGTCACGCCCGTGAGTTCGCCGCGGTGGTGGGAGTCCTCGAACACGCCGAGATCGGGATTCCAGAAATGCTCCCGCAGCGTGGCGCGCACCTCATCCGCGATGCCCTGCCAGCGAGCCCGATCGTCCTCGCGCCCCATCTGGGCGGCGAGCCAGGCGCCGTCTTCCAACGAATTGACATAAAGCGCATTGGTGCTGAAATTCGCGCCCCGCAGGTCAACCGGCGTCCAGTCCATCCATTGGTTCTCGGGAATGTCGCGCAGGAGGCCCATGTCGCCGCGATACGGCTCGAACCAGTCGTTCAGCCGCCGCACGCTCGGGTAGGTCTGCTCCAGGAGCGCGCGCCGTCCGATGTACTCGTAGTGCTCGCGGATGCGCGTGGACCACTGCAGCAGAAACTGCGGGTGGCAATGGTTCGTCGGGTTGTCCCGCGGAAACACCATTTGCAGCCTGCCGTCGCCGCGATCGGTGGTGATGAACTGCCGCAGGAACCGGTCGTGGAGCGCGATGTCGCCGTAGGCCATCAAGGCCCCGTGCATCCCGTGGCTGCCGTCACCGGTGTTCCACGGAATCCGCTCGCGGTAGGCGTCGCACACGATCGTGTCCTCGAGGTGCAGATCGGTGGTGTCGACGCAGGCCTGCCACAGGGTGGTGAGCACCGGATCGGGGCACTCGAAGCTGCCGCGCAGCGGAGCGGGATAGGCGTATTCGTTGAGAGAGATCGAGCGGATGCGCACCGGGCTGTAGGTGCTGCGGATGGCGATGAAGAGGTAGCGGAACTGCTTGTATTCCGCGGCTTCCCAGCTCTGGTCGCCGTCGCGCGTGATGTAGCGGTCGGCGTAGGACAGCGCGCCGGGGATGCGGTCGTTGATGAGCTGTTGCCCGTAGGTCAGGTCCAGGATGGCGCCGGCCTCAGCCTCCAGCCGCACGCGCGGGAACCCGAACACCTGGCGCCCGAAGTCGAGGATCACGTAGGGCGCGCGGATGCCCTTGCGGGGCACGAACACGCCCTGGAACTGCGCCGAGTCCGGACCGTCGTCCAGCAGCGCATCGACGTTCTCCGCCCTTGCGTGCTCCAGTGGGAAGTGCAGCCCCTCCAGGATCAGTTGGTAAATGTCCGATTGCCGTGCGTTTGCCATGTCGATCAGCTCGCCCACCAGCGACACGCGTGCGGGCGGCACATCGGTTTCGCGCATCAGGGGAATGTCGCGAGCTTCCAGCAGGTGCCATGGCTTTTCGGACAGCGGCACCAGCCAGGGGCGCGTCCACTCGCTGTCGTCGAACTCGACCCCGGTCCAGTCGGGAATGTCCGCCGCGGCGTTGTAGATCTCGTTCGACCCGATCATTCCGCAGTTGACCAGTGGGGTTCTCCTATCCCAGGCCGGCGAGGGCAGCAGCCGCCAGCCGGGACCGGTGCCGCAGACGTGCGTGGCGCCGCCTTCGTCGGTGACCTCGATTTGCGCCCACAGCCCGGCGCGCTCGCCCACGGTGAAGCTGTTGCCGCTCATGCTGTTCCAGCCCTCGCCCTGCACGGGCTGGCCGAAGTGATAGGCCCGCACGGCGATGACGTTGCGGCCCGGACGCAGCGCGGCGGCGACGTCGTAGGTGTCGTAGGTCTTGAATCGGGGATCGCTGCGGGCCGGACCCCGGCCCACGTAGGCGCCGTTGAGATACAGCATGTAGCGGTCCGACGCCGTCACGTGCAGTTTTGCGGCCGCCGGCGCGCCGTCCACGTCGACCGTCCCGCGAGCGTAGAGATAGAAGTTGTAGGGCTTGGCTTCGCCCTCGATCCAGATCCACTGCGCGACGGCTCGCCGGGAGGGTGTCTGTGCGCCCTGCATCACTTGCGTCATTGGCCTGCTCTCATGCAACGAGGGGCCGGTTGCCATCGTGAGTACCAGAACCGGCCCGTGACTGCAACGAGGCATGCCGCCGCGCGTACCATGACCCTCGGCGTTGAAGCGGTGGAGCGAATGTCATGGCGACCTACCGGGCAGGGCTCATCGGTCTGGGATGGATGGGCTGGCTGTACGACGTTGCGACGCGACAGCAGGCAAACTACGGGCGCGCCGGGCGCGACACGCCCATGCCGCCGCTGCGGCCCGACCGCGACCCGCCGCCCACGGCGCACCCGGGCCGGGAAGGCCTGCCGAGCGGCTTCGCCGACTCGCTGGTGCTGCACCCGGCGACGGAGCTTGTTGCCGCGTGCGAGCTCTCGGTTCCGCGTCGAGAGGCGTTTGGTGAGCGCTACGCGGGCGTGGCCCTCTACGACGATTACCGAGAGATGATTTCCCGTGAGCGCCTGGACATCGTGGGTGTTCCCTCGAATGCCGCACTCAGGCCCGAGGCCACCCGCGCGGCGGTTGAGCACGGCGCCAAGGGCGTGATTACGGAGAAGCCCATGGCGCCAACCCTCGAGGGCGCCGACGCCATGGTCGATGTCTGCGCGGCGGCGGGCGTTCCGCTCGTGGTCGGCGCGGTCAGCATGAACCACCCGGCCGTTGCCAATGCGCGCCGCTTGCTGGACGAGGGCGCCATAGGCGACCTGCTGAGCCTGGATACGAACTTGGTGATGGCGCAGCACAACTCGTGGAACTACCTGCTCGACTCACCCGGCGAATGGGTGATCGGCATCTCGGACGATGACGACCGCGTCGCGGAGGGGCGCGAGTTCAAGGGCGCCGGATTCATCCGCCTGCAAAACGGCCTGCCCGTCTGCCTGCGTCCCGGCGCGCCGTGGGTGCGAATCACCGGCGAAACCGGCGAGCTGACGTTCGATTGGCAAGAGCTGCGCCTGTGGCAAGACGTGGAGACCATTTCCGGCACGCAGCGCGTCGAGGTGCCGTTCCCCGAGCCACGCTTGGCCGGCAACTGGTCGGTGATCTACGGCATCGACGACCTGATCACGTGCATGGAGAACGGCGGCGAGCCGCGCGCCAGCGGGCGTCGCGTGCGCGACGCGATGGAGATCGAGATCGCCCTCAACGAGTCGCATCGCCGCGGCAACGTGCGCGTTGACCTGCCGCTATCCGACCGCAGCCTGGGGTTGGTCTACGACCCGTTTCGGTAGCCGCGGCACCCCTCACGTCATTCCGAAACGAAGTGAGGAATCAAAGGACGTTGGCGCGCGCTCCGCGCCCCTTAGATTCCTCGCCTGCGCTCGGAATGAAACTGTGAGGGCGGCGTCTCGGCCTAGCGCTGCTGGACGGCGGCCGGCAGCAGGCTGAGCTCGGGGACGTAGGCCCTCTCCGGCAGCGTGCTCACGAAAACGACGGCGCGGGCCACGTCTTCCGGCTGGAGCGCCTGGGCCACGATATCGGGCGGTGTCGGTGTGGGCCGTTGGTTCAGCAGCGGCGTGTCCGTGAGCCCCGGGTAGATGACCGTGGCCCGCACGCCGTTTTCCGCCTCTTCCTGCATCATGCCGAGGGTGAAGCCCGCTTCGCCGCTCTTGGCCGCCTGGTAGGCCACGCCCGACGCGTCGGGCATGATCGCGGCGGCGGACGAGATGACCACCAGCCGTCCGCGCGACGCCCGCAGCGCCGGCAGCGCCGCCTGCGCCACGTCGTAGAGCCCCCAAAGGTTGACGCGCTGCATGGCCTCCCAGTCGTCGCCGCTCAGCTCGTCGAGCCGGCGCTTGGGGATGTTCCAGCCGGCGGCGTACACCAGCACGTCGATTCCACCCAGGCCGTCGACGACCGCCTGCACCGCCCGTCGCGCCGCGGCGCCGTCGGTAAGGTCCACGGGTTCTACGTGGGCGCGGCGGCCAGACGCGCGAATCTCCGCCGCCACGGCGTCCAGCTCGGCCTCGCGTCGCGCCAGCACGGCGACGTCCATGCCCTCGGAAGCCAGGGCCAGCGCCGACGCGCGGCCCATACCGCTGCTGGCGCCAAACACCGCCGCCACGCGGGGCGAACTCACGACGCCGCCCCTTCGCCGGCTTGCTGCAGCGCCGCCCAGCGTGACCTGATGAACTGCAAGTCCTGTTCCGCTCCCCGCGCGCGAATGGCGTCGGCGTCCGCCGAATGGTCCTTGCCGCCCACCGTCGCAATCACGTCTTGCCGCGAGGTGTATTCCGTGTGCACCGACAGCGGACCGTCGAAGTCTCGTTCGGCCAGCAACTCCAGTACGCGCCCCCACGGCGCCGCGCCTTCTCCCACGTACACGAAAGCCGGACCATAGGCCGCCGGGGCGTCGGGCCGGGAGTCCGGGAGGTGGCAGGCGTCCTTGGCGGCGACGGCGGCCAGGTACTCGTCGCACATGGCGAACGCCATGTCGATGTCCTCGCCGTCCACCGCCAGGTGCCCCGGGTCGATGTACGCGCCGACGTGGGCAGGGTCGCGACCTTGGAGCAGGTGCATCAGGCCGGCGCAGTTGGATCCCAGGACCGCGCCGCTGTGCGTGTGATGGAGAGACTTGACGCCGGTGCGCGCGCTCAGCGCCTCGAAGCCTTCCAGCTGCCGTCGCCCGTGGTCCACGGCATCCCAATAGTCCATGCCCGGCTTGAAGATGAAGTAGCCCGTCTTGATCACCTGCACGCCCGCTTCCGCCGCCGCCTCGTAGATTGCGATCGCATCCGCATGCGTCGGGTCGTTGAAGTCCGTCGGCATGGTGATCATGGGGCATGAGAGGCCGAGCGTTTCCCACACTCGCGCGGCGGGCGGCAGGGTCGTGCGCACGTTGTCCGGATTGATCGGATAGCCGGGTCGCACGGTCAGATCCAGCCCGTCGTAGCCCAGGTCCGCGACGTACTCACCCAACGCCTGCGGTTCGAGCGTCTCGAAAAACTTGGTGAACAGGATGATTTGCATCGTGCGTGCCGCGCCTCCGCCGGGACCGCTGGGTGCGCGCCTATCATGCCAGCGCAGGGCGAACGCCACCGGGGAGTTGCTCGATGTCCGCGCCGCGGGTGCTGGTAACGGTTGAGCGACTGCTGCTCGGGCGCATTGCCACGCCTGAAGCGCTTGCGCGGCTAGAGCGCCTGGCCGAATCAGTGACCTTAAACGACGGCGACCAGGCCTGGGATGCCG contains:
- a CDS encoding alpha-L-rhamnosidase N-terminal domain-containing protein produces the protein MTQVMQGAQTPSRRAVAQWIWIEGEAKPYNFYLYARGTVDVDGAPAAAKLHVTASDRYMLYLNGAYVGRGPARSDPRFKTYDTYDVAAALRPGRNVIAVRAYHFGQPVQGEGWNSMSGNSFTVGERAGLWAQIEVTDEGGATHVCGTGPGWRLLPSPAWDRRTPLVNCGMIGSNEIYNAAADIPDWTGVEFDDSEWTRPWLVPLSEKPWHLLEARDIPLMRETDVPPARVSLVGELIDMANARQSDIYQLILEGLHFPLEHARAENVDALLDDGPDSAQFQGVFVPRKGIRAPYVILDFGRQVFGFPRVRLEAEAGAILDLTYGQQLINDRIPGALSYADRYITRDGDQSWEAAEYKQFRYLFIAIRSTYSPVRIRSISLNEYAYPAPLRGSFECPDPVLTTLWQACVDTTDLHLEDTIVCDAYRERIPWNTGDGSHGMHGALMAYGDIALHDRFLRQFITTDRGDGRLQMVFPRDNPTNHCHPQFLLQWSTRIREHYEYIGRRALLEQTYPSVRRLNDWFEPYRGDMGLLRDIPENQWMDWTPVDLRGANFSTNALYVNSLEDGAWLAAQMGREDDRARWQGIADEVRATLREHFWNPDLGVFEDSHHRGELTGVTGELAQGFALLYGIATDEQAERMCESLAGRGTELFEASPLWYPYVLEGMLARGFGTEALRIIHNRYDWMMSAHENPTLWEGWDPFTAGSAIKTDADFELRHTAHKVRPAGVRSLVHSGGVYVGWVLSTRVLGVRAAAPGMSHLRVHPRTGNLAWARGTFPVPGGDVQVAWRRRAGATQVTVELPDGHTADVVLDRASDAPCVLAHNGQHLETPDTGSTVEVAVGPGRHTVVLSTG
- a CDS encoding sugar phosphate isomerase/epimerase; this translates as MQIILFTKFFETLEPQALGEYVADLGYDGLDLTVRPGYPINPDNVRTTLPPAARVWETLGLSCPMITMPTDFNDPTHADAIAIYEAAAEAGVQVIKTGYFIFKPGMDYWDAVDHGRRQLEGFEALSARTGVKSLHHTHSGAVLGSNCAGLMHLLQGRDPAHVGAYIDPGHLAVDGEDIDMAFAMCDEYLAAVAAKDACHLPDSRPDAPAAYGPAFVYVGEGAAPWGRVLELLAERDFDGPLSVHTEYTSRQDVIATVGGKDHSADADAIRARGAEQDLQFIRSRWAALQQAGEGAAS
- a CDS encoding Gfo/Idh/MocA family oxidoreductase — translated: MATYRAGLIGLGWMGWLYDVATRQQANYGRAGRDTPMPPLRPDRDPPPTAHPGREGLPSGFADSLVLHPATELVAACELSVPRREAFGERYAGVALYDDYREMISRERLDIVGVPSNAALRPEATRAAVEHGAKGVITEKPMAPTLEGADAMVDVCAAAGVPLVVGAVSMNHPAVANARRLLDEGAIGDLLSLDTNLVMAQHNSWNYLLDSPGEWVIGISDDDDRVAEGREFKGAGFIRLQNGLPVCLRPGAPWVRITGETGELTFDWQELRLWQDVETISGTQRVEVPFPEPRLAGNWSVIYGIDDLITCMENGGEPRASGRRVRDAMEIEIALNESHRRGNVRVDLPLSDRSLGLVYDPFR
- a CDS encoding AbrB/MazE/SpoVT family DNA-binding domain-containing protein gives rise to the protein MAFGLEVASVVPTGRTMRISKRGQITIPKPLRNRHGLHPGTVVEVVPTENSLLIGKDTAAQHPVDRVYGILGGTGFDVDEYIKEIRG
- a CDS encoding SDR family NAD(P)-dependent oxidoreductase; the protein is MSSPRVAAVFGASSGMGRASALALASEGMDVAVLARREAELDAVAAEIRASGRRAHVEPVDLTDGAAARRAVQAVVDGLGGIDVLVYAAGWNIPKRRLDELSGDDWEAMQRVNLWGLYDVAQAALPALRASRGRLVVISSAAAIMPDASGVAYQAAKSGEAGFTLGMMQEEAENGVRATVIYPGLTDTPLLNQRPTPTPPDIVAQALQPEDVARAVVFVSTLPERAYVPELSLLPAAVQQR